In Romboutsia lituseburensis, a genomic segment contains:
- a CDS encoding spore coat protein CotJB — MKRESRQDLLNKVQELSFAALDMNLYLDNHPDDKKAINTYNNFCTQLLQARTAYESKYGPLTNFGYSPSKYPWQWVDNPWPWDIDFYN, encoded by the coding sequence ATGAAAAGAGAATCTAGACAAGATCTTTTAAATAAAGTGCAAGAATTAAGTTTTGCAGCTTTAGATATGAACTTATATTTAGATAATCATCCTGATGATAAAAAAGCAATTAATACTTACAATAACTTTTGTACTCAACTTTTACAAGCTCGAACAGCTTATGAAAGCAAATATGGACCTTTAACTAATTTTGGCTATTCACCAAGTAAATATCCTTGGCAATGGGTTGATAATCCTTGGCCTTGGGACATAGACTTTTATAATTAA
- a CDS encoding spore coat associated protein CotJA codes for MQNNNRGMAKECGDSLVRPYINNQTFTKMYNTSTALKNGTIFPELFLLDSEMYNKNLYANPKKQSGGRR; via the coding sequence ATGCAAAATAACAATAGAGGCATGGCTAAAGAATGTGGGGATTCTTTAGTTAGACCATATATAAACAATCAAACCTTTACAAAAATGTACAATACTTCTACCGCGCTTAAAAATGGAACTATATTTCCAGAATTATTTTTATTAGATTCTGAGATGTATAATAAAAATTTGTACGCTAATCCTAAAAAACAATCAGGAGGTAGAAGATAA
- a CDS encoding tRNA 2-thiocytidine biosynthesis TtcA family protein yields the protein MSELAGKGCEIIVPFDERQPLRDIERSIIKKYRKHLWSKFIKAIRDYKLVEEGDKIAVAISGGKDSLLMAKMFQELKRHGQVNFDLEFIAMDPGYHEDIRKLLVDNCEYLDIPIHLFDSRIFEIADEIAKDYPCYMCARMRRGALYSKAEELGCNKLALGHHYDDVIETTMLNLLCAGNFKTMLPKLNSTNFDGIQIIRPLYYIREEHIIRFIQNSGIWPLNCACMVAAKKTGNKRYEIKDLIKNLGDNFKDVEKSIFKAAENINLDSVLGWQEDGKKHSFMERYE from the coding sequence ATGAGCGAATTAGCTGGAAAAGGTTGTGAAATTATAGTTCCTTTTGATGAAAGACAACCATTAAGAGACATAGAAAGAAGTATAATAAAGAAATATAGAAAGCATTTATGGTCTAAATTTATAAAAGCCATAAGAGATTATAAATTAGTAGAAGAAGGCGATAAAATAGCTGTTGCTATATCTGGAGGGAAAGATAGCTTGCTTATGGCTAAAATGTTTCAAGAATTAAAAAGACATGGCCAAGTTAACTTTGATTTAGAATTTATAGCAATGGATCCAGGATATCATGAAGACATAAGAAAACTTCTTGTAGATAACTGTGAGTACCTAGATATACCTATACATTTATTTGATTCAAGAATATTTGAGATTGCAGATGAAATAGCTAAAGATTATCCATGCTATATGTGTGCAAGAATGAGAAGAGGTGCATTATATTCTAAAGCTGAAGAATTAGGATGTAATAAACTAGCATTAGGACATCACTATGATGATGTTATAGAAACTACAATGCTTAATTTATTATGTGCTGGTAATTTTAAAACAATGTTACCTAAATTAAACTCTACTAATTTTGATGGAATTCAAATAATAAGACCTCTATATTATATAAGAGAAGAACATATAATAAGATTTATACAAAATAGTGGAATATGGCCACTAAATTGTGCATGTATGGTTGCAGCTAAAAAAACAGGTAATAAAAGATATGAAATAAAAGATTTAATAAAAAATCTTGGAGATAACTTTAAAGATGTAGAAAAATCAATATTTAAAGCTGCTGAAAATATAAACTTAGATTCTGTATTAGGATGGCAAGAAGACGGCAAGAAACATTCTTTTATGGAAAGATATGAATAG
- a CDS encoding exonuclease domain-containing protein yields the protein MKKVYIDFEMNMPSAKNKRDMLNADIIAIGAIQFDTNTGKIDEFKSLIKPVSNQDIYPHIEELTQISQEDIDAAPTYEEVMRKFKKWLGTFSQIEGIYTFGSLDLTCFNNTDKKSAQKHNHPRFVNNIKDLFVDIKDKYINYGIKCMNYISLKNLLQCANVEFEGDAHDPLYDAYNLYVLDDVLEKNEEIREVLIIKDFIKTPFININENLEICFEKYKKSFYDGNNEYNNDYISIEVIKTVVLYLHTLQNIDIYNIEALKDINRKFDTIDKIKDIKIGYFYLLENLYFDMKDLLEDLMLYKLNENEYKQELQNILKLFEEDLSYEGIDYSNFLQESC from the coding sequence TTGAAAAAAGTATATATTGATTTTGAAATGAATATGCCAAGTGCTAAAAATAAAAGAGATATGCTAAATGCAGATATAATTGCAATAGGTGCAATACAATTTGATACTAACACTGGGAAAATTGATGAATTTAAATCATTAATCAAACCTGTAAGCAATCAAGATATATATCCTCATATAGAGGAGTTAACTCAAATTAGCCAAGAAGATATAGATGCAGCACCTACCTATGAAGAGGTTATGAGGAAATTTAAAAAATGGTTAGGGACATTTTCACAAATAGAGGGAATATATACATTTGGCAGTTTAGATTTAACTTGTTTTAATAACACCGATAAAAAAAGCGCTCAAAAACATAATCATCCAAGATTTGTAAATAATATTAAAGATTTATTTGTAGATATAAAAGATAAATATATAAATTATGGAATAAAGTGCATGAACTACATATCGTTGAAAAATTTGCTTCAATGTGCAAATGTAGAGTTTGAAGGGGATGCTCATGATCCATTATATGATGCATATAATTTATATGTATTAGACGATGTTTTAGAAAAAAATGAAGAAATAAGAGAAGTTTTAATTATAAAAGATTTTATAAAAACACCATTTATAAATATAAATGAAAACTTGGAGATATGTTTTGAAAAATATAAAAAAAGCTTTTATGATGGCAATAATGAATATAATAATGATTATATATCCATTGAAGTTATAAAAACTGTTGTACTATATTTACACACTCTTCAAAATATAGATATTTATAATATTGAAGCTTTAAAAGATATAAATAGAAAATTTGATACAATTGACAAAATTAAAGACATAAAAATAGGATATTTTTATTTACTTGAAAACTTATATTTTGATATGAAAGATTTACTTGAAGATTTAATGCTTTATAAATTAAACGAGAATGAATACAAGCAAGAATTACAAAATATACTAAAATTATTTGAAGAAGATTTAAGTTATGAGGGGATCGATTATAGTAATTTTCTACAAGAAAGCTGTTGA
- a CDS encoding S8 family peptidase, whose product MKNKQEDMNVKLLPFTLNQEIRGPQSKAPYGVNMIKAKSLWVEATQGEGVKIAVIDSGCDINHESLKNNIAGVRNFTDEDGKGSNIVTDRVGHGTHVVGTIAANGGNNTILGVAPRASIYVLKAIDRTGSGKLSWVVNAIYYAISLKVDIISMSLGMPQSTDKLQKAVKEAVNKGISIVCAAGNEGDGNAEDFEYSYPAAYEDVISVGAVDKKGIPANFSNANLNVDVVAPGVDILSTYPQNQFAILSGTSMATPHVTGSLALLKNWSKEEFKRDLNETELYAQLIKHTKLLQYSRAVQGNGLVYLEQIKIKGKIKY is encoded by the coding sequence ATGAAAAATAAACAAGAAGATATGAATGTAAAACTACTTCCTTTTACATTGAATCAAGAAATAAGAGGGCCACAATCAAAAGCTCCATATGGAGTCAATATGATAAAAGCTAAAAGTTTATGGGTAGAGGCAACTCAAGGAGAAGGTGTAAAAATAGCTGTAATAGACTCTGGGTGTGATATAAACCATGAGAGCTTAAAAAATAATATAGCAGGAGTTAGAAATTTTACAGATGAAGATGGAAAAGGTTCTAATATTGTAACCGATAGAGTTGGACATGGAACTCATGTAGTAGGCACTATTGCAGCAAATGGGGGTAATAATACTATATTAGGAGTAGCCCCTAGAGCAAGTATATATGTGTTAAAAGCAATAGATCGAACTGGATCTGGAAAATTAAGTTGGGTAGTTAATGCAATATATTATGCAATAAGCTTAAAAGTTGATATTATATCCATGTCACTAGGAATGCCTCAAAGTACGGATAAGTTACAAAAAGCAGTTAAAGAAGCTGTAAATAAAGGTATATCTATTGTATGTGCGGCAGGAAATGAAGGAGATGGAAATGCTGAGGACTTTGAATATTCATACCCTGCTGCATATGAAGATGTAATTTCAGTAGGAGCAGTAGATAAAAAAGGGATACCTGCAAATTTTAGTAATGCAAATTTAAATGTTGATGTAGTAGCTCCTGGAGTAGATATATTATCAACATATCCTCAAAATCAGTTTGCAATATTAAGTGGAACTAGTATGGCGACACCTCACGTTACAGGCAGCTTGGCATTACTTAAAAACTGGTCAAAAGAAGAATTTAAAAGAGACTTAAATGAAACTGAACTATATGCTCAACTAATTAAGCACACAAAATTATTACAATACAGTAGAGCGGTTCAAGGAAATGGATTAGTTTATTTAGAACAAATTAAAATAAAAGGAAAAATAAAATATTAG
- the ftsE gene encoding cell division ATP-binding protein FtsE encodes MIKFTNVDKIYSDGNKSLDNINLGIKQGEFVFLVGHSGAGKSTLLKLLTREEKISSGRVSVLGEEITKIKISKIHNYRRRLGVVFQDFKLLQDKTVFENVELAMRVIGAPPKTIKPRVMEVLHKVGIADKHGRYPSELSGGECQRVGIARAIVNKPSIIIADECTGNLDIDNSVGILNLLKEINKENVTVIMATHDTEILKLFSPRVVELKDGKIIRDTKRDAYEDGV; translated from the coding sequence TTGATTAAGTTTACTAATGTAGATAAAATCTATAGTGATGGTAACAAATCATTAGATAATATAAATTTAGGTATAAAACAAGGTGAATTTGTATTTTTAGTAGGTCACTCAGGAGCAGGGAAGTCTACTTTACTTAAATTATTAACTAGAGAAGAAAAAATATCATCAGGAAGAGTATCTGTACTAGGTGAAGAAATTACAAAAATTAAAATTAGTAAAATACATAACTATAGAAGACGATTAGGTGTTGTTTTCCAAGATTTTAAATTACTACAAGATAAAACAGTTTTTGAAAATGTGGAGTTAGCAATGAGAGTTATAGGAGCACCTCCTAAAACAATAAAGCCTAGGGTAATGGAAGTATTACATAAGGTAGGTATTGCAGATAAACATGGAAGATACCCATCTGAATTATCAGGTGGTGAATGTCAAAGGGTTGGTATAGCAAGAGCTATAGTGAATAAACCATCTATAATTATAGCTGATGAGTGTACTGGAAACTTAGATATAGATAATTCTGTTGGAATTTTAAATTTATTAAAAGAAATAAATAAAGAAAATGTTACAGTTATAATGGCAACTCATGATACAGAAATATTAAAATTATTTTCTCCAAGGGTTGTGGAACTTAAAGATGGCAAAATAATAAGAGATACAAAGAGGGATGCATATGAAGACGGTGTCTAA
- the ftsX gene encoding permease-like cell division protein FtsX translates to MKTVSKILYSLKQGIKGVFHNKTMSFISTVSVTASLIILGIVLTIVLNINQFINSAKDEINKVRVEIKSDLDDDARIELKTKMDEIEGINNIEFKTKETSFNEMKKSWGEDAYLLDGVDNPLEDCYILTIDNPNTIKSISNKILKFDGILDVKYHQDEMQNFLNISNTVMKFGGLLIVGLLLTCLVIISNTIKSRVYSKKEEIQIIKYVGASNRFVIAPFIVEGFIIGFLGSVLAIGICIGMYSYILDKIREVISTIMGGTVLPLASISLSLILVLAITGILVGVLGSVISVKKYLKV, encoded by the coding sequence ATGAAGACGGTGTCTAAAATTTTATATAGTTTAAAACAAGGAATAAAGGGTGTTTTTCATAATAAAACTATGAGTTTTATATCAACAGTATCCGTTACAGCGTCACTTATAATATTAGGAATAGTTTTAACTATAGTACTAAATATAAATCAATTTATAAATTCAGCTAAAGATGAGATTAATAAGGTTAGAGTAGAAATTAAATCAGATTTAGACGATGATGCTAGAATAGAGTTAAAAACTAAAATGGATGAAATTGAAGGTATAAATAATATAGAATTTAAAACAAAAGAAACATCTTTTAATGAAATGAAAAAAAGCTGGGGAGAAGACGCATATCTTTTAGATGGAGTAGATAATCCATTAGAAGATTGTTATATTTTAACTATTGATAACCCAAATACAATTAAATCAATATCGAACAAAATATTAAAGTTTGATGGAATATTAGATGTTAAATATCATCAAGATGAAATGCAAAACTTCTTAAATATATCAAATACAGTTATGAAATTTGGTGGATTGCTTATAGTAGGATTACTTCTTACATGCTTAGTGATAATTTCTAATACTATAAAAAGTAGAGTATACAGTAAGAAAGAAGAGATACAAATAATAAAATATGTTGGAGCTAGTAATAGATTTGTTATAGCACCATTTATAGTTGAAGGTTTCATTATAGGATTTTTAGGTTCAGTTTTAGCTATAGGGATTTGTATAGGAATGTATAGCTATATACTTGATAAGATTAGAGAAGTTATAAGTACTATAATGGGTGGAACTGTTCTACCATTAGCAAGTATATCACTATCGCTTATATTGGTTTTAGCTATAACAGGCATATTAGTAGGAGTCTTAGGTAGTGTTATATCCGTTAAAAAATACTTAAAAGTATAA
- a CDS encoding murein hydrolase activator EnvC family protein, whose translation MKKTISVVAVCTVLFSTSFIYANENDTTELDDKLTQNRQEQTTLEGKIKDLDIKIVEIEKKISETNSKIVELDTEITKAKDEIKALEKNIKKNEDSLGKRLKAIDGNYSIGYMKVIFSSSSISDFFNNVYVVKQVVKQDKEILKELDSNKLSIEEKEKELNSKKSEQEALKSSLVRDNETMQSDKSELESLKSALESEENSLERELEEIAAEAARQAAMSSGDELSEAIISNGSWPVPGYSRISSPYGYRLHPVLNVQKMHTGIDIPAPTGTPAVATDNGTVIFSGTKGSYGNTVMIQHDDGKVSLYAHNSQLLVSVGQRVQKGQAVTKIGSTGRSTGPHLHFEIRINGKHTNPVPYI comes from the coding sequence GTGAAAAAGACAATATCAGTAGTTGCTGTATGTACAGTGTTATTTTCTACTAGTTTTATATATGCAAATGAAAATGATACAACAGAATTAGATGACAAGCTAACTCAGAATAGACAAGAACAAACAACTTTAGAAGGTAAAATTAAAGATTTAGATATAAAAATAGTAGAAATTGAAAAAAAAATTTCTGAAACTAATAGTAAGATAGTAGAATTAGATACAGAAATAACAAAAGCTAAAGATGAAATAAAAGCCTTAGAAAAAAATATAAAAAAGAATGAGGATTCTTTAGGCAAAAGATTAAAGGCTATAGATGGCAACTATTCTATAGGATATATGAAAGTTATATTTAGTAGTAGCTCAATATCTGACTTTTTTAATAATGTATATGTAGTAAAGCAAGTTGTTAAACAAGATAAGGAAATTTTAAAAGAATTAGATTCTAATAAATTAAGTATAGAAGAAAAAGAAAAAGAATTAAACTCTAAGAAATCTGAGCAAGAAGCACTAAAATCTTCACTAGTAAGAGATAATGAAACTATGCAATCAGATAAAAGTGAATTAGAATCATTAAAAAGTGCTTTAGAATCAGAAGAAAATAGTTTAGAAAGAGAATTAGAGGAGATAGCTGCTGAAGCTGCAAGACAAGCTGCTATGAGCTCAGGTGATGAATTAAGCGAGGCTATAATATCAAATGGATCTTGGCCAGTGCCAGGATATAGTAGAATAAGTTCTCCATATGGATATAGACTGCATCCAGTTTTAAATGTGCAAAAGATGCATACAGGTATAGATATACCTGCTCCAACAGGAACTCCAGCAGTAGCGACTGATAATGGAACCGTAATATTCTCTGGAACTAAAGGGAGCTATGGTAATACAGTTATGATACAACATGATGATGGAAAAGTATCACTATATGCACATAATAGTCAGCTATTAGTATCTGTAGGCCAAAGAGTTCAAAAAGGACAAGCTGTTACTAAAATTGGATCAACAGGAAGATCAACTGGGCCACACTTACATTTTGAAATAAGAATAAATGGTAAGCATACAAATCCAGTTCCATATATATAA
- a CDS encoding PolC-type DNA polymerase III — MNEYVVVDLETTGLDPYKGCEIIEIGITEIINNQIVRNYSRFVKPKMQIPYFITEITNITNEMVEFEEGIETVLPRFRKYIGDRTIIAHNAKFDLKFLNFYLNELGLNPIKNHICTLELLKQNKSYKGKNKKLETACEYYNIENKNAHRADSDTLATAKLFLKIKDEI; from the coding sequence ATGAATGAATATGTAGTTGTAGATTTGGAAACCACAGGACTAGACCCTTATAAAGGATGCGAGATTATAGAAATAGGTATAACAGAAATCATTAATAATCAAATTGTAAGAAACTATTCAAGGTTTGTGAAGCCTAAAATGCAGATACCATATTTTATAACAGAGATAACTAATATAACAAATGAAATGGTTGAATTTGAAGAGGGAATTGAGACTGTACTTCCTAGATTTAGAAAATATATAGGAGATAGAACTATAATAGCTCATAATGCTAAATTTGATTTAAAATTTTTAAATTTTTATCTAAATGAACTTGGATTAAATCCTATAAAAAATCATATATGTACGTTAGAATTATTAAAACAAAATAAATCATATAAAGGTAAAAATAAAAAATTGGAAACTGCATGTGAATATTATAATATAGAAAATAAAAATGCACATAGAGCAGATAGTGATACGTTAGCTACAGCTAAACTGTTTTTAAAAATTAAAGATGAAATATAA
- a CDS encoding serine/threonine-protein kinase, which produces MQISPKFNLKIIEKIHSEGVNSALYIVEDTQLGSRFILKQIDKNNFKNVNKYFEESKKVYNSKHPNIISINTASYDDEYIYITMPYYRNGSLYHLLENNNLTIRQIIKYSLDFLSAVQYIHSNGMIHCDIKPNNILISDSQDAVLTDFGSALYLNYLGNARLKNVYYKHIAPEQCTNSIISKKIDIYQIGTTLYRMCNGNEEYNKQAKRYKDLNSLKIACAKGKFPIRKKYMSHIPKSMISIIEKCLMINPQDRYDNVLQIMNDLSNVTENLDWHYDKRDNNYFTWTLDNDKKNIQIALYKENDSWNIINDDKMIPFIESKAKGYKEVRSIIKNYEKK; this is translated from the coding sequence ATGCAAATAAGTCCTAAGTTTAATTTAAAAATAATAGAGAAGATACATTCAGAAGGTGTAAATTCTGCATTATATATAGTAGAAGATACTCAGTTAGGATCTAGATTTATTTTAAAGCAAATAGATAAGAATAATTTTAAAAATGTAAATAAATATTTTGAAGAATCTAAAAAAGTTTATAACTCAAAGCATCCAAATATTATATCTATAAACACTGCATCTTATGATGATGAGTATATATATATAACTATGCCATATTATAGAAATGGATCGTTATATCATTTATTAGAAAATAATAACTTAACTATAAGACAAATAATAAAATATTCATTAGATTTTTTATCAGCAGTCCAATATATTCACAGTAATGGGATGATACATTGTGATATAAAACCTAATAATATATTGATAAGTGATTCTCAAGATGCAGTTTTAACAGACTTTGGATCAGCACTATATCTAAATTATTTAGGAAATGCAAGATTAAAAAATGTATACTATAAGCATATTGCACCAGAGCAGTGCACTAATTCTATTATAAGTAAAAAAATAGATATATATCAAATAGGAACTACTTTATACAGAATGTGCAACGGAAATGAAGAATATAATAAACAAGCGAAAAGATACAAAGATTTAAATAGTTTGAAAATAGCTTGTGCAAAAGGTAAGTTTCCAATAAGAAAAAAGTATATGTCTCATATTCCAAAGTCAATGATATCTATAATAGAAAAATGCTTAATGATAAACCCTCAAGATAGATATGATAATGTACTGCAAATTATGAATGATTTATCTAATGTAACTGAAAATTTAGATTGGCACTATGATAAAAGAGATAATAATTATTTTACATGGACTTTAGATAATGATAAAAAAAATATACAAATAGCTTTATACAAAGAAAATGATAGCTGGAATATTATAAATGATGATAAAATGATACCTTTTATAGAAAGTAAAGCAAAAGGATATAAAGAGGTAAGATCTATTATAAAAAATTACGAAAAAAAATAA
- a CDS encoding 4Fe-4S binding protein, which produces MAYKINDACISCGACEPECPVSCISAGDDKYVIDPEVCIECGTCNSVCPVDAPQPE; this is translated from the coding sequence ATGGCATATAAAATAAACGATGCTTGTATCAGCTGTGGAGCTTGCGAACCTGAATGTCCAGTTAGCTGTATATCTGCTGGAGATGACAAATACGTTATAGACCCTGAAGTATGTATAGAATGTGGTACTTGTAACAGTGTCTGTCCAGTAGATGCTCCTCAACCAGAATAA
- a CDS encoding transglycosylase domain-containing protein encodes MSYYNDDQNKIRRRKVSANVEHNQISKPNNLESRSKINNIDRERMSVDRSKTVNESVKRSVNRKKSKVERRNKSAIALGKKFLVLILVVLVLTSAVGSVFVLTSLKGSQRVDMVLLESKYISSEVVSNDQIPKYLKDAVVSIEDERFYKHNGVDEISLLRSVVHNVLSDSTQGGSTIEMQISKNLLTDDDRTIKRKIKDIYNATSMDKNMTKDDILGVYLNNIYLGKSSYGVGKGAKVYFGKKVSELSLAQCAMLAGITNNPARYSEHREAKRRQETILYKMNELGYINDVEYKNALSEEVPFKSEIK; translated from the coding sequence ATGAGTTATTACAATGATGATCAAAATAAAATAAGGCGAAGAAAAGTAAGCGCTAATGTAGAGCATAATCAAATTTCAAAGCCTAATAATTTGGAAAGTAGAAGTAAAATTAATAATATAGACAGAGAAAGAATGTCAGTAGATAGATCTAAAACAGTGAATGAAAGTGTAAAAAGATCTGTCAATAGAAAAAAAAGCAAAGTTGAAAGAAGGAATAAGTCAGCCATAGCATTAGGCAAGAAATTTTTAGTATTAATATTAGTTGTGCTAGTACTAACATCAGCAGTTGGCTCTGTGTTTGTACTTACATCATTAAAAGGGTCTCAAAGAGTAGATATGGTATTATTAGAATCAAAATATATAAGTAGTGAAGTTGTAAGTAATGATCAGATACCAAAATATTTAAAAGATGCTGTAGTTTCAATAGAAGATGAAAGATTTTATAAACATAATGGAGTGGATGAAATTTCATTATTAAGATCAGTAGTTCACAATGTATTATCTGATAGTACTCAAGGTGGAAGTACTATAGAAATGCAAATTTCAAAAAATTTACTTACTGACGATGATAGAACTATAAAAAGAAAGATAAAGGACATATATAATGCTACTTCTATGGATAAAAATATGACCAAAGATGATATATTAGGAGTATATTTAAATAATATTTATTTAGGAAAATCATCATATGGAGTTGGAAAAGGTGCTAAAGTTTATTTTGGAAAAAAGGTAAGTGAATTAAGCTTAGCTCAATGTGCTATGCTTGCAGGAATAACTAACAATCCAGCTAGATATAGTGAACATAGAGAAGCCAAAAGAAGACAAGAAACTATATTATATAAAATGAATGAACTTGGATATATAAATGATGTAGAATATAAAAATGCTTTATCTGAAGAAGTACCATTTAAGTCTGAAATAAAATAA
- a CDS encoding DUF3785 domain-containing protein has product MNEYKFNYEEKEYILSQKNCSDVINDEEKPVKGISLDKILNILSESNDIDFDIEYYQEACPECLAGVKEKQKFFGFLEYHFYIFTKNGEYIISDIDKDYKGLSFNKLSRKGKVDDSYIVSIIICENCQNYIVQIENCIV; this is encoded by the coding sequence ATGAACGAATACAAATTTAATTACGAAGAAAAAGAATATATATTATCTCAAAAAAATTGCAGTGATGTAATTAATGATGAAGAAAAGCCTGTGAAAGGAATATCATTAGATAAAATATTAAATATATTAAGTGAATCTAATGATATTGACTTTGATATAGAGTATTATCAAGAAGCTTGTCCAGAATGTTTAGCGGGAGTTAAAGAAAAACAAAAATTCTTTGGATTTTTAGAATATCATTTTTATATTTTCACTAAAAATGGTGAATATATAATAAGTGATATAGATAAAGATTATAAAGGATTATCTTTTAATAAATTATCAAGAAAAGGTAAAGTAGATGATAGCTATATAGTTAGCATCATAATTTGTGAAAATTGCCAAAATTATATAGTTCAAATTGAAAATTGTATAGTATAA
- a CDS encoding SIMPL domain-containing protein, producing the protein MQFRNNNMYMPTDKGSLSVHGASYIEVNSDRARLKVKISTDNTSLEKAQDTNKEVSDRVLMSLKDYGISKENIHSEDLSVSKNYDLTNNKFLSYKVTNVISIFLDDFNKLGDVYSLIIENGANDEISVDFILSNPTQYYNRVLKKATQDALNKAGLLAKSFNVKYNPTPNKITELSSPIYAITYPSSSSSYYKDIAPGIVKITAEVEAVFTTFPF; encoded by the coding sequence GTGCAATTTAGAAATAATAATATGTATATGCCAACAGATAAGGGATCTTTATCTGTTCATGGTGCAAGCTATATAGAAGTGAATTCAGATAGAGCTAGGTTAAAAGTAAAAATTTCTACTGATAATACAAGTTTAGAAAAAGCTCAGGATACAAATAAAGAAGTCTCAGACAGAGTTCTGATGAGCTTAAAAGATTACGGAATATCCAAAGAAAATATTCACAGTGAAGATTTATCTGTAAGTAAAAATTACGATTTAACTAATAATAAGTTTTTATCATATAAAGTTACTAATGTCATAAGTATTTTTTTAGATGATTTTAACAAGCTTGGTGATGTTTATTCTTTGATTATAGAAAATGGAGCCAATGACGAAATTAGCGTTGATTTTATTCTTTCAAATCCAACTCAATATTATAATCGTGTCCTAAAAAAAGCTACTCAAGATGCTTTAAACAAAGCAGGGTTATTAGCTAAAAGCTTTAATGTTAAATACAATCCAACACCTAATAAGATAACAGAATTAAGTTCTCCAATCTATGCTATTACATATCCTTCTAGCTCTAGTAGTTATTATAAGGATATTGCTCCAGGCATAGTTAAAATAACAGCTGAGGTAGAAGCAGTTTTTACTACTTTTCCTTTTTAA